In Cygnus atratus isolate AKBS03 ecotype Queensland, Australia chromosome 5, CAtr_DNAZoo_HiC_assembly, whole genome shotgun sequence, a single window of DNA contains:
- the TMEM80 gene encoding transmembrane protein 80 isoform X1: MAAARRGRTSSVLSSVPLQILLYINGFYYIFYFLATLAMIVYKSQVFSYPDNFLAPDLTLLFIMAILEALRLYLGSKGNLTEEEAPLGLSLVITVGSVILSVYFLIWQTYVLKADVIINAVLLFTYGLESVLQVLAIAAFVG; this comes from the exons ATGGCGGCGGCCAGGCGAG GAAGAACTTCATCAGTT CTCTCATCTGTTCCTTTACAGATTCTACTTTATATAAACGGGTTTTATTACATCTTTTACTTCTTGGCGACTCTTGCGATGATTGTTTATAAAA GTCAAGTTTTCAGTTATCCAGATAATTTTTTGGCTCCTGATCTCACGCTGCTTTTCATTATGGCCATTCTGGAAGCACTCCGATTATACTTGG GTTCAAAGGGAAACCTGACAGAAGAAGAGGCTCCATTAGGGCTCAGTCTTGTGATAACGGTCGGAAGTGTGATTCTGTCTGTGTACTTCCTGATATGGCAAACTTACGTGCTGAAAGCAGATGTCATTATAAACGCTGTTCTTCTCTTCACATATGGGCTTGAGTCAGTACTACAGGTCCTGGCTATTGCTGCCTTTGTTGGCTAA
- the TMEM80 gene encoding transmembrane protein 80 isoform X2 — translation MMVIILGWLQILLYINGFYYIFYFLATLAMIVYKSQVFSYPDNFLAPDLTLLFIMAILEALRLYLGSKGNLTEEEAPLGLSLVITVGSVILSVYFLIWQTYVLKADVIINAVLLFTYGLESVLQVLAIAAFVG, via the exons ATGATGGTTATCATCTTAGGATGGCTGCAG ATTCTACTTTATATAAACGGGTTTTATTACATCTTTTACTTCTTGGCGACTCTTGCGATGATTGTTTATAAAA GTCAAGTTTTCAGTTATCCAGATAATTTTTTGGCTCCTGATCTCACGCTGCTTTTCATTATGGCCATTCTGGAAGCACTCCGATTATACTTGG GTTCAAAGGGAAACCTGACAGAAGAAGAGGCTCCATTAGGGCTCAGTCTTGTGATAACGGTCGGAAGTGTGATTCTGTCTGTGTACTTCCTGATATGGCAAACTTACGTGCTGAAAGCAGATGTCATTATAAACGCTGTTCTTCTCTTCACATATGGGCTTGAGTCAGTACTACAGGTCCTGGCTATTGCTGCCTTTGTTGGCTAA